A single genomic interval of Terriglobus albidus harbors:
- a CDS encoding nuclear transport factor 2 family protein — translation MNRKITVAFLAVCCLAVAITMFAQGGGDTSANIQQLEKDIRHAQMNSDAAWYRQHLAEGYVEGHSWGDWATKAEAIKQAQDKSIKFTKGELSDVKVTTFGPNTAVAHYKFTYDATFNGTRRARAVICSDTWINQSGAWKLASNHCSHVEGT, via the coding sequence ATGAATCGGAAAATCACGGTTGCATTCCTGGCAGTGTGCTGCTTGGCGGTGGCCATCACAATGTTCGCGCAGGGCGGCGGCGACACGTCCGCCAACATCCAGCAACTCGAAAAAGACATCCGCCACGCGCAAATGAATAGCGATGCCGCATGGTATCGGCAGCACTTGGCTGAGGGCTATGTCGAAGGGCACAGCTGGGGCGACTGGGCGACCAAGGCCGAGGCCATCAAGCAAGCACAGGACAAGTCCATCAAGTTCACCAAAGGCGAGCTCAGCGATGTGAAGGTGACGACCTTCGGACCCAACACCGCGGTCGCACACTATAAGTTCACCTACGATGCCACCTTCAACGGCACGCGCCGTGCTCGCGCGGTGATTTGCAGCGACACATGGATCAACCAGTCCGGCGCCTGGAAGCTCGCTTCCAACCACTGCTCACACGTCGAGGGAACCTAG
- a CDS encoding SDR family NAD(P)-dependent oxidoreductase encodes MSEEKHAALDRRTMLAMTAGAITAGVAGCARGASPAHTSAAQVNSRRRFARKVVLVTGATSGIGRAAAIAFAAEGAKVAFCGRREHLGQEVESAIKSQGGEAVYIRADVRDESSVQSFVDQTVQRYGRLDVAFNNAGITLEKPLHEYSAAEWDDIQNTNVRGVFLAMKYEIPHMLAAGGGNIVVTSSSNAIATTAKRSAYTASKRGLVGLVQSAALDYVDKGIRINALIPGTTDTALVRRVANMENVPDVVWKAAADMWARSHVPMKRMATAEEIASFALALASDEFPYMTGAQMVIDGGKTTRDG; translated from the coding sequence ATGTCTGAAGAGAAGCACGCAGCTCTCGACCGGCGTACGATGCTGGCGATGACCGCAGGCGCAATAACGGCAGGTGTCGCTGGATGCGCCCGCGGTGCGTCGCCGGCTCACACGAGTGCCGCACAAGTCAACTCGCGCCGCAGGTTTGCAAGGAAAGTCGTTCTTGTTACAGGAGCAACATCCGGAATAGGGCGAGCCGCCGCGATCGCTTTTGCTGCCGAGGGGGCAAAGGTTGCATTCTGCGGACGTCGCGAGCATCTCGGACAGGAAGTAGAAAGTGCTATCAAATCTCAAGGCGGCGAGGCGGTTTACATTCGCGCAGACGTACGCGATGAAAGCAGCGTGCAATCTTTTGTCGATCAGACCGTCCAGCGGTACGGACGTCTGGATGTAGCGTTCAATAATGCCGGTATCACGCTGGAGAAACCGCTTCACGAATACAGCGCCGCCGAATGGGATGATATTCAGAACACGAATGTGCGTGGTGTCTTCCTCGCGATGAAGTATGAGATTCCGCATATGCTTGCAGCCGGCGGAGGCAATATCGTCGTGACCTCATCTTCCAATGCGATCGCGACGACGGCGAAGCGTTCCGCCTACACCGCAAGCAAGCGCGGACTCGTTGGTCTTGTCCAGTCCGCAGCGCTCGATTATGTGGATAAGGGTATCCGTATCAACGCCCTCATTCCTGGAACCACCGATACCGCGTTGGTACGGCGAGTAGCCAACATGGAGAACGTCCCAGATGTAGTCTGGAAAGCTGCTGCGGACATGTGGGCGAGGTCCCATGTTCCGATGAAACGGATGGCGACTGCCGAAGAGATCGCATCGTTTGCCCTGGCGCTTGCTTCCGACGAATTTCCCTATATGACCGGAGCGCAGATGGTTATCGACGGCGGTAAAACCACACGGGATGGTTAG
- a CDS encoding DUF2141 domain-containing protein, with translation MDLLFLCIAAIALFASAPGGASGIASGLVSQDGVTSKLTVQVAGARNSKGQIAIALFHDGAGFPADKSKAFRTLQVKIDPQTLSAQVMLNDLPPGVYAVSVFHDENLNGQLDKNVFGIPKEGYGASNNPKRSMGPPKFAEAKFQLDQPEKVIEISLLY, from the coding sequence ATGGACCTATTGTTCCTGTGCATTGCTGCGATCGCCTTATTTGCATCAGCTCCTGGGGGCGCGTCAGGCATCGCTTCGGGACTTGTCTCGCAAGACGGGGTGACTTCAAAACTCACGGTCCAGGTTGCCGGTGCGAGAAACAGCAAAGGGCAGATCGCCATTGCCCTGTTCCATGATGGAGCAGGCTTTCCCGCAGATAAGTCGAAGGCGTTTCGCACGCTCCAGGTCAAGATCGATCCGCAGACCCTAAGCGCACAGGTAATGCTGAATGACCTTCCCCCTGGTGTCTATGCCGTGTCGGTCTTTCATGATGAGAACCTGAACGGCCAGCTGGATAAGAACGTCTTCGGCATTCCGAAGGAAGGATATGGCGCCTCAAACAATCCGAAGAGATCTATGGGGCCTCCCAAGTTTGCCGAAGCGAAGTTTCAGTTAGACCAGCCTGAGAAGGTGATCGAGATCTCCTTGCTCTACTAA